The following are encoded together in the Actinobacillus lignieresii genome:
- the dld gene encoding D-lactate dehydrogenase gives MSAHLLIPQLTEIVGSQHIITDAAKSEAYRSGYRFGTGKALAVVRPATLLEYWRVLKACVRHDVIVISQAANTGLTGGSTPNGNDYDREIVIINTMRMDGIQLINNAEQVVCLPGSTLNDLEIKLKPHGREPHSVIGSSCIGASVIGGVCNNSGGALVQRGPAYTEMALFAQLNEQGELELKNHLGIDLGETPEEILENLQNNRYQRKDIQLDCGKGHDHTYCDHVRKIDEDSPARFNADPNRHYEASGSAGKLAVFAVRLDTFPLEKQTAVFYIGTNHTATLNDLRRHMLANFKQLPISGEYIHRDAFDIAARYGKDTFWVIKKFGTHWLPKLFALKANADRIAKKFSFLPHHLSDKFMQALSKRLPEHLPQSLWQYREKYEHHLILKMGGTGVAEAREYLKQYFSESDKGGYFECNAVETQAAMLHRFAVASAAIRYRATHENEVEDIVALDIALRRNDQDWFEVLPPEIDQKILHKLYYGHFMCHVFHQDYIVKKGVDCMALEHEMLALLDKRGAQYPAEHNVGHLYEAKPTLRKFYKDLDPTNSFNVGIGQTSKKKYWK, from the coding sequence ATGTCTGCACATTTACTGATTCCACAACTGACCGAAATCGTTGGTTCTCAACATATTATTACCGATGCGGCTAAAAGCGAAGCTTATCGTAGCGGCTATCGTTTCGGGACGGGAAAAGCACTTGCCGTGGTGCGCCCTGCAACATTATTAGAATATTGGCGAGTATTAAAAGCCTGCGTACGTCACGATGTCATTGTGATCAGCCAAGCCGCCAATACCGGCTTAACCGGCGGCTCAACGCCGAACGGTAACGATTACGACCGAGAAATTGTCATCATCAATACGATGAGAATGGACGGTATCCAGTTAATTAACAATGCGGAACAAGTAGTGTGCCTACCGGGTTCAACCTTAAATGATTTAGAGATTAAACTGAAACCGCACGGACGTGAACCTCACTCCGTAATCGGCTCATCTTGTATCGGTGCTTCGGTGATTGGTGGCGTATGTAATAACTCTGGCGGTGCATTGGTACAACGAGGTCCGGCTTATACTGAAATGGCGTTATTTGCTCAACTAAACGAACAAGGCGAGCTCGAGCTTAAAAATCACTTAGGCATTGATTTAGGCGAAACGCCGGAAGAAATTTTAGAAAATCTGCAAAATAATCGCTATCAACGCAAAGATATTCAACTCGATTGCGGTAAAGGTCATGATCATACTTATTGTGATCACGTCCGTAAAATTGATGAAGACTCCCCTGCTCGCTTTAATGCCGATCCGAATCGCCATTATGAAGCCTCCGGTAGTGCCGGTAAATTAGCCGTGTTTGCCGTGCGTTTAGATACTTTCCCGTTAGAAAAGCAAACCGCCGTGTTCTATATAGGTACAAATCACACCGCTACCCTAAACGATTTACGCCGTCATATGCTTGCCAACTTTAAGCAATTACCGATTTCCGGTGAATATATTCATCGTGATGCGTTCGATATTGCCGCGCGTTACGGTAAAGATACGTTCTGGGTCATTAAAAAATTCGGTACGCACTGGTTACCGAAATTATTCGCCTTAAAAGCCAATGCCGACCGTATTGCGAAAAAATTCTCGTTCTTGCCTCATCATTTAAGCGATAAATTTATGCAGGCGTTATCTAAACGTTTACCGGAACATTTACCGCAAAGTTTATGGCAATATCGTGAAAAGTATGAACACCATTTAATTCTGAAAATGGGCGGAACCGGCGTTGCCGAGGCTCGTGAATATTTAAAACAATATTTTTCCGAAAGCGATAAAGGCGGTTATTTCGAATGTAATGCAGTGGAAACACAAGCGGCAATGTTACACCGTTTTGCGGTAGCCTCTGCTGCTATTCGTTACCGTGCAACGCACGAAAATGAGGTAGAAGATATTGTAGCGTTAGATATTGCATTACGCCGTAATGATCAGGACTGGTTTGAGGTATTACCGCCGGAAATCGATCAAAAAATCTTACATAAGCTCTATTACGGACACTTTATGTGCCACGTATTCCATCAGGATTATATTGTGAAAAAAGGCGTAGATTGCATGGCTTTAGAACACGAAATGTTAGCCTTGTTGGATAAACGCGGCGCACAATATCCGGCGGAACATAACGTCGGGCATTTATATGAAGCGAAACCGACGTTACGTAAATTCTATAAAGATTTAGATCCAACCAATAGCTTTAACGTAGGTATCGGACAAACTTCTAAGAAAAAATACTGGAAATAG
- a CDS encoding DUF423 domain-containing protein: MKNKFILFAAISGFFCIAFGAFASHGLAKILEAKALDWIDTGLQYQMFHTLALLALGLFQLVNSAQNPPACRAKALNIIGGSWILGILLFSGSLYALALFGQRLFVWSTPLGGVFFMIGWAALIFVSLRAKKTA, from the coding sequence ATGAAAAACAAATTTATCTTATTTGCAGCAATTAGCGGCTTTTTCTGTATTGCTTTCGGTGCTTTTGCTTCTCACGGACTAGCTAAAATATTAGAAGCAAAAGCGTTAGATTGGATTGATACCGGTCTTCAATACCAAATGTTTCATACCTTAGCTTTATTGGCGTTAGGTTTGTTCCAGTTAGTAAATTCTGCACAAAATCCGCCCGCTTGCAGAGCGAAAGCCTTAAACATTATCGGTGGTAGTTGGATATTAGGCATTTTGTTATTTAGCGGTAGCTTATATGCGTTAGCATTATTCGGACAACGATTATTTGTGTGGAGTACACCGCTTGGCGGCGTATTTTTTATGATCGGTTGGGCGGCATTAATTTTTGTGAGTTTACGTGCTAAAAAAACCGCCTAA